One genomic region from Jiangella sp. DSM 45060 encodes:
- a CDS encoding MFS transporter, protein MVAPDSLARPQAAAQAAQAATPAPARALLPSLALVMFAVVANYAALLAVLLPNHVEAIDPDRKVTNLAIVTSVSFGFTILAQPLVGALSDRTRSRLGRRAPWLLGGAVVAAGFLLGLGGLGSVAWICVFWVVIQFALNGTDVAAAATLADRVAPARRGRASAVLAGGGMAGAAAGTAFAGPLAVDHRPVAYTVLGLAVVAAAAVFVLVDRPQPTQQGSGRTELLRGFWRRPREHADFLRVFGSRLLFVLGYQLILTYQLYILTDYVGLGRGDANRLIGLLTVLGFATTVVGIAVGGWWSDRSGRRTVFLVAAAAILGVALAVPLASATTAAVVVFAAVQGLAGGLYLACGNALAIDVLPDREAAAGKDLGLFNVAVNVPQTIAPPVAAAVIHLFDGYRALFAVALVSVAASAVLVTRVRHTEHRGGEVT, encoded by the coding sequence GTGGTGGCGCCTGACTCCCTCGCCCGACCGCAGGCTGCCGCGCAGGCCGCGCAGGCCGCCACGCCCGCCCCCGCCCGGGCGCTGCTGCCGTCGCTGGCGCTGGTCATGTTCGCCGTCGTCGCCAACTACGCGGCGCTGCTGGCGGTGCTGCTGCCGAATCACGTCGAGGCGATCGACCCGGACCGCAAGGTCACCAACCTCGCCATCGTCACGTCGGTGTCGTTCGGGTTCACGATCCTGGCGCAGCCGCTGGTCGGCGCGCTGAGCGATCGCACGCGGAGCCGCCTGGGCCGGCGCGCGCCGTGGCTGCTCGGCGGCGCCGTCGTGGCGGCCGGGTTCCTGCTGGGGCTGGGCGGGCTCGGCTCGGTCGCGTGGATCTGCGTGTTCTGGGTGGTCATCCAGTTCGCGCTCAACGGCACCGACGTCGCGGCGGCGGCGACGTTGGCCGACCGGGTCGCGCCGGCCCGCCGCGGCCGGGCGTCGGCGGTGCTGGCCGGCGGCGGCATGGCCGGGGCGGCGGCGGGGACGGCGTTCGCGGGTCCGCTGGCGGTCGACCACCGGCCGGTCGCCTACACCGTGCTGGGCCTCGCGGTGGTCGCGGCGGCTGCGGTGTTCGTGCTGGTCGACCGGCCGCAGCCGACCCAACAGGGGAGCGGGCGGACCGAGCTGCTCCGCGGCTTCTGGCGACGCCCGCGCGAGCACGCCGACTTCCTCCGGGTGTTCGGGTCGCGGCTGCTGTTCGTGCTCGGGTACCAGCTGATCCTGACCTACCAGCTGTACATCCTGACGGACTATGTGGGGCTCGGTCGCGGCGACGCCAACCGGCTGATCGGGCTGCTGACGGTGCTCGGGTTCGCGACGACGGTCGTCGGCATCGCCGTGGGCGGCTGGTGGAGCGACCGCTCCGGCCGGCGCACGGTGTTCCTGGTGGCGGCGGCCGCGATCCTCGGCGTCGCGCTGGCGGTGCCGCTGGCCTCGGCGACGACGGCGGCCGTCGTGGTGTTCGCGGCGGTCCAGGGCCTGGCCGGCGGACTGTATCTGGCCTGCGGCAACGCGCTGGCGATCGACGTGCTGCCGGATCGGGAAGCGGCCGCCGGCAAGGACCTCGGGCTGTTCAACGTCGCCGTCAACGTGCCGCAGACCATCGCACCGCCGGTGGCCGCCGCTGTCATCCACCTCTTCGACGGCTACCGCGCGCTCTTCGCCGTCGCGCTGGTGAGTGTCGCTGCCTCCGCCGTCCTCGTCACCCGCGTACGCCACACTGAGCACAGAGGCGGTGAGGTCACATGA
- a CDS encoding SagB/ThcOx family dehydrogenase: protein MSSRNADVRAALEFHAATRYWRGGDGIVMGTPPDVENGIWEEDRSLEPYPFKVYETLEPIAIPRDVPPSPSELPALAAVSATGRDGTGAPDLALLARIGRLSNGLLDRTVTVRGTTITYRTAGGTGARYHLELYFACADLPGLGAGLYHYAAHDHSLRRVRSGDVRSALGVEAPVVLAVTSTFWRNAWRYKARAYRHAFWDAGTSLSQALAVAASAGVPAELVLGFADQEVNAVLGIDGVREATVALCALGHGGAPAPELAALPPLDLPVRPVSPREVEFPAIPAMHLASSLDTAAEAAAWRSRSVDADRPEPAGPLTTLDPLPDDALPPEPVEEVILRRRSTRNYDTSVELGFRDFSTLLDRSSRAYAADVRPPLDCYLIVNAVEGLTPGVYLHHPARGAVELLRAGDFRADAARIAVGQEYCANAHVNAYWLADLGPLLAAYGNRGYRAAQLTSALQAGKLHLGTHALGLGAVGSTSADDEVVEFFSPHAAGKSYLFVTVFGVKRPRTASPRP from the coding sequence ATGAGCTCGCGCAACGCCGACGTCCGGGCCGCCCTCGAGTTCCACGCGGCGACCCGCTACTGGCGCGGCGGCGACGGCATCGTCATGGGCACGCCGCCCGACGTCGAGAACGGCATCTGGGAGGAGGACCGGTCGCTCGAGCCGTACCCGTTCAAGGTGTACGAGACGCTGGAGCCGATCGCGATCCCCCGCGATGTCCCGCCGTCGCCGAGCGAGCTGCCCGCGCTGGCCGCGGTCTCGGCGACGGGCCGGGACGGAACCGGGGCGCCGGACCTGGCGCTGCTGGCCCGGATCGGGCGGCTGAGCAACGGGCTGCTGGACCGCACCGTCACCGTCCGCGGCACGACCATCACGTACCGGACGGCCGGCGGCACCGGCGCGCGCTACCACCTGGAGCTGTACTTCGCCTGCGCCGACCTGCCCGGTCTCGGCGCGGGCCTGTACCACTACGCGGCGCACGACCACAGCCTGCGCCGGGTGCGCTCCGGCGACGTCCGGTCCGCGCTGGGCGTCGAGGCCCCGGTCGTCCTGGCGGTGACCAGCACGTTCTGGCGCAACGCGTGGCGGTACAAGGCGCGCGCGTACCGGCACGCGTTCTGGGACGCGGGCACGTCGCTGTCGCAGGCACTGGCGGTCGCGGCGTCGGCCGGCGTCCCGGCCGAGTTGGTGCTGGGCTTCGCCGACCAGGAGGTCAACGCCGTCCTCGGCATCGACGGCGTGCGTGAGGCCACCGTCGCGCTGTGCGCGCTCGGCCACGGCGGGGCGCCCGCGCCGGAACTCGCGGCACTGCCGCCGCTGGACCTGCCGGTGCGGCCGGTGTCGCCGCGCGAGGTCGAGTTCCCCGCGATCCCGGCCATGCACCTGGCGTCGTCGCTGGACACCGCCGCCGAGGCGGCCGCCTGGCGGTCCCGCTCCGTCGACGCCGACCGGCCGGAACCGGCCGGCCCGCTCACCACGCTGGACCCGCTGCCCGACGACGCGCTGCCGCCCGAGCCGGTCGAAGAGGTGATCCTGCGCCGCCGGTCGACCCGCAACTACGACACGTCAGTGGAGCTGGGGTTCCGCGACTTCTCGACGCTGCTGGACCGCTCGTCGCGGGCATACGCCGCCGACGTCCGCCCGCCGCTGGACTGCTACCTCATCGTCAACGCCGTCGAGGGCCTGACCCCGGGCGTCTATCTGCACCACCCGGCGCGCGGCGCCGTCGAGCTGCTGCGGGCGGGCGACTTCCGCGCCGACGCCGCGCGCATCGCCGTCGGGCAGGAGTACTGCGCTAACGCGCACGTCAACGCCTACTGGCTGGCCGACCTCGGGCCGCTGCTGGCGGCGTACGGCAACCGCGGCTACCGCGCGGCCCAGCTGACCAGCGCGCTGCAGGCCGGGAAGCTGCACCTCGGCACGCACGCGCTGGGCCTGGGCGCCGTCGGCTCCACGTCGGCCGACGACGAGGTGGTGGAGTTCTTCTCGCCGCACGCGGCCGGCAAGTCCTACCTGTTCGTGACGGTGTTCGGCGTCAAGCGGCCGCGAACCGCTTCCCCGCGTCCGTGA
- a CDS encoding aminotransferase class III-fold pyridoxal phosphate-dependent enzyme, which yields MTLDELQRTAADHLLLHFSKQRLDDLLVLERGEGPYVFDTRGRRYVDALSSLFCAQLGYSYGAEMGAVVTEQLTRLPFNTNWATAHPPAIELAERLTGLAPPGLTRAFFTNGGSEAVEAAWKLVREHYLAIGQPRRTKAIARDIAYHGVTLGALAFTGVARFKDDFGQPPIDVTHVSNTNAFRAPDGADPAAFCARLLAEVEAAVVAAGPDEVALIIAEPVQNAGGCLTPPPGYWRGLREIADRYGILLLADEVITGCGRLGEWFGSAREGVTPDLVTLAKGITAAYLPMGAVLATDRVVQPLDGRVFRHGITFGGHPASAAVALRTIDIVARDGVLENVRALEPYLRDRLGELLDLPIVGDVRGAGFFWAIELVKDDANGRFDQAERDALLRGYLPGRLLEAGLIARADDRGDAVLQIAPPLISDHAVLDEIVGGLRDVLTDAGKRFAAA from the coding sequence ATGACACTCGACGAACTGCAGCGCACGGCTGCCGACCACCTGCTGCTGCACTTCTCCAAGCAGCGGCTCGACGATCTCCTGGTGCTCGAGCGGGGCGAGGGGCCGTACGTGTTCGACACCCGCGGCCGCCGCTACGTCGACGCGCTGTCCAGCCTGTTCTGCGCGCAGCTCGGTTACTCGTACGGCGCCGAGATGGGCGCGGTCGTCACCGAGCAGCTGACCCGGCTGCCGTTCAACACGAACTGGGCGACGGCGCATCCGCCGGCCATCGAGCTGGCCGAGCGGCTCACCGGCCTGGCGCCGCCCGGGCTGACCCGCGCGTTCTTCACCAACGGCGGCTCCGAGGCGGTCGAGGCGGCGTGGAAGCTGGTCCGCGAGCACTACCTCGCCATCGGCCAGCCGCGGCGCACCAAGGCCATCGCCCGCGACATCGCCTACCACGGGGTGACGCTCGGCGCGCTGGCGTTCACCGGCGTCGCGCGGTTCAAGGACGACTTCGGCCAGCCACCCATCGACGTCACGCACGTGTCGAACACCAACGCGTTCCGCGCGCCCGACGGCGCCGACCCGGCCGCGTTCTGCGCCCGGCTGCTGGCCGAGGTCGAGGCCGCCGTCGTCGCGGCCGGACCGGACGAGGTGGCGCTGATCATCGCCGAGCCGGTGCAGAACGCCGGCGGCTGCCTGACGCCGCCGCCCGGCTACTGGCGCGGGCTGCGCGAGATCGCCGACCGCTACGGCATCCTGCTGCTCGCCGACGAGGTCATCACCGGCTGCGGCCGGCTGGGCGAGTGGTTCGGCAGCGCGCGCGAGGGCGTCACCCCCGACCTCGTCACGCTCGCCAAGGGCATCACCGCCGCCTACCTGCCGATGGGCGCCGTCCTCGCCACCGACCGTGTGGTGCAGCCCCTCGACGGCCGGGTGTTCCGGCACGGCATCACCTTCGGCGGCCACCCGGCCAGCGCCGCCGTCGCGCTGCGCACCATCGACATCGTCGCCCGCGACGGCGTCCTCGAGAACGTCCGCGCGCTGGAGCCGTACCTGCGCGACCGCCTGGGCGAGCTGCTCGACCTGCCGATCGTCGGCGACGTCCGCGGTGCGGGCTTCTTCTGGGCGATCGAGCTGGTGAAGGACGACGCGAACGGCCGGTTCGACCAGGCCGAGCGCGACGCGCTGCTGCGCGGTTACCTGCCCGGGCGGCTGCTGGAGGCCGGGCTGATCGCCCGCGCCGACGATCGCGGCGACGCCGTCCTGCAGATCGCGCCGCCGCTGATCAGCGACCACGCGGTGCTCGACGAGATCGTCGGCGGCCTGCGCGACGTGCTCACGGACGCGGGGAAGCGGTTCGCGGCCGCTTGA